One window of Paenibacillus albicereus genomic DNA carries:
- a CDS encoding response regulator — protein sequence MFKLLIVDDEPAIREGLQTLVDWERHGFRVAGLGVDGEDGLRQFRELRPDLVVVDIRMPRRSGLELVEEIRRLDSACRVLVLSGHADFAYAQQAIRLGIEGYLLKPVDEEELEAYAERISLALREERREARGQAEEAGREAALLALLDGEDGALAEAAAGSALAGGSGPWRALLVEPPDGGAARLEQLRERLSAHAGAAGLGPVARRAGAAVLLVPGGEAGLRAARRLLEEALAEEGCTAALGADAGAGELARSCREAEALLRHRFVLEPDLVHERLPEPLEARLEPGGARGPLPGPEATAQLAKRLAQAVETGNAERVRETLEEAAWSFAAADSSRPAAAGAMAELCGLTLSELASSIDGFAPAAHAGLAAGVYRQDRLGGLLAELERQLAELSAELDAGDSGSVLRRMLAYMERHYSEPLRLEMLAGLYGYNSGYLGKLFKSHTGLSFNAYLDQLRIERAIAMLEGGMKVRQAAEKVGYGNVDYFHAKFKKATGMPPSAYKKSAGSGSGLSGAPRI from the coding sequence ATGTTCAAGCTGCTGATCGTCGACGACGAGCCGGCGATTCGGGAAGGGCTGCAGACGCTTGTCGACTGGGAGCGGCACGGCTTCCGCGTGGCGGGGCTCGGGGTCGACGGTGAGGACGGCCTGCGGCAGTTCCGCGAGCTGAGGCCGGATCTGGTCGTCGTCGACATCCGCATGCCGAGGCGCAGCGGGCTGGAGCTGGTCGAGGAGATCCGCCGCTTGGACAGCGCCTGCCGCGTGCTCGTGCTGAGCGGCCATGCCGACTTCGCCTACGCGCAGCAGGCGATCCGGCTCGGCATCGAGGGCTACCTGCTGAAGCCGGTCGACGAGGAGGAGCTGGAGGCGTACGCCGAGCGCATCTCGCTGGCGCTCCGCGAAGAGCGGCGGGAGGCGCGCGGCCAGGCGGAGGAGGCGGGTCGGGAAGCGGCGCTGCTCGCGCTGCTGGACGGCGAGGACGGCGCGCTCGCCGAGGCTGCGGCCGGCTCGGCGCTCGCCGGCGGCTCCGGGCCGTGGCGGGCGCTGCTCGTCGAGCCGCCGGACGGCGGGGCGGCGAGGCTGGAGCAGCTGCGCGAGCGGCTGTCCGCCCATGCGGGGGCAGCCGGGCTCGGGCCGGTCGCGCGGCGCGCCGGAGCGGCCGTGCTGCTCGTGCCCGGAGGCGAGGCCGGGCTGCGGGCCGCGAGGCGGCTGCTGGAGGAGGCGCTGGCGGAGGAAGGCTGCACCGCCGCGCTCGGCGCGGACGCGGGAGCGGGCGAGCTGGCCCGCTCCTGCCGCGAGGCGGAGGCGCTGCTGCGGCATCGCTTCGTGCTGGAGCCGGACCTCGTCCATGAGCGGCTGCCGGAGCCGCTGGAGGCGCGGCTGGAGCCGGGCGGAGCGCGCGGACCTCTGCCCGGGCCGGAGGCGACGGCGCAGCTGGCCAAGCGGCTCGCTCAGGCGGTCGAGACCGGCAACGCGGAGCGGGTGCGCGAGACGCTGGAGGAGGCGGCGTGGAGCTTCGCCGCGGCCGACAGCTCGCGCCCGGCCGCAGCCGGAGCGATGGCGGAGCTGTGCGGGCTGACGCTGTCGGAGCTCGCCTCGTCGATCGACGGCTTCGCTCCGGCGGCGCATGCCGGGCTCGCGGCCGGCGTCTACCGTCAGGACCGTCTCGGCGGCCTGCTGGCCGAGCTGGAGCGCCAGCTCGCCGAGCTCTCCGCGGAGCTGGACGCCGGAGACAGCGGCTCCGTGCTGCGGCGCATGCTCGCGTACATGGAGCGGCATTACAGCGAGCCGCTGCGGCTGGAGATGCTGGCCGGACTGTACGGCTACAACAGCGGCTATCTCGGCAAGCTGTTCAAGAGCCACACCGGCCTCTCGTTCAACGCCTACCTCGACCAGCTGCGCATCGAGCGCGCGATCGCCATGCTCGAGGGCGGCATGAAGGTGCGCCAGGCGGCGGAGAAGGTCGGCTACGGCAACGTGGACTACTTCCATGCCAAGTTCAAGAAAGCGACCGGCATGCCGCCTTCCGCCTACAAGAAATCGGCCGGGTCCGGCTCCGGCCTGTCCGGAGCGCCGCGAATTTGA
- a CDS encoding sensor histidine kinase, whose protein sequence is MRALASRMSRSFHNLRLKNQLFIAFLIVVLIPVLIAGLFLTAAYRSNVLEQATRQTTNNVDKIVTQISDVLRVPIDLSDDYMISESLKEVASGRYETVYEATKALWDFTSFTDASSLYREVSGIRLYHGNPTLLNNGEFVLETPEIGRQPWHQAAMGRDGIHWRYVAGESVLDGKQLSLVRRIPFAEYRSSGILVIEVNPALFNAMLKQEPYDTMIADADGTIAAARNSAWVGRNLRELDMPGIAELGAGTYEQQIDGEAYRVVIEDLMPRSSVEGLRIVSLFQVQSIVGEANRVALLGLGVLGASMAVGFVLIWIVSTMLTRRTLVLYRNMSRISKGDFSVHSDIQGNDEIGLLSRQFNSMVANIRELMAEVEDSHRQRIAMEVRQRDIKLKMMASQINPHFLFNALESIRMRIHMKGEKEIASVVRMLGRLIRNNIEIGSRHIPLAEELEIVRYYLEIQKFRYGSDRLAYELEAAGAAGATLVPPLIVQPLVENAVVHGLEGIGSGGRVTVRARLAEDGALEVEVADNGVGMPPERLAQVREALDDEAEDKGHRIGLRNVHQRLALGFGRESGLTVESREGHGTRVFFRIRDKEG, encoded by the coding sequence ATGCGCGCGCTCGCATCCCGGATGAGCCGGAGCTTTCACAATCTCCGGCTCAAAAACCAGCTGTTCATCGCGTTCCTCATCGTCGTGCTCATCCCCGTGCTCATCGCGGGGCTGTTCCTGACGGCGGCCTATCGGAGCAACGTGCTCGAGCAGGCGACCCGGCAGACGACGAACAACGTAGACAAGATCGTGACGCAAATCTCGGACGTGCTCCGCGTGCCGATCGACCTGTCCGACGACTACATGATCAGCGAGTCGCTCAAGGAGGTCGCCTCCGGCCGCTACGAGACAGTGTATGAGGCGACCAAGGCGCTGTGGGACTTCACGAGCTTCACCGACGCGTCCAGCCTGTACCGCGAAGTGTCCGGCATCCGGCTGTACCACGGCAACCCGACGCTGCTGAACAACGGGGAGTTCGTGCTCGAGACGCCGGAGATCGGCCGCCAGCCCTGGCATCAAGCCGCGATGGGCAGGGACGGCATCCACTGGCGCTACGTCGCCGGAGAGTCCGTGCTGGACGGCAAGCAGCTCAGCCTGGTGCGCCGAATTCCGTTCGCGGAGTACCGCTCCAGCGGCATCCTGGTCATCGAGGTCAACCCCGCCCTCTTCAACGCGATGCTGAAGCAGGAGCCGTACGACACGATGATTGCGGATGCCGACGGGACGATCGCGGCGGCGCGCAACAGCGCCTGGGTCGGCCGCAACCTGAGGGAGCTCGACATGCCCGGGATCGCGGAGCTGGGAGCGGGCACCTATGAGCAGCAGATCGACGGCGAGGCGTACCGCGTCGTCATCGAGGACCTGATGCCCCGCTCCAGCGTGGAGGGGCTGCGGATCGTGAGCCTGTTCCAGGTCCAGAGCATCGTCGGCGAGGCCAATCGCGTCGCGCTGCTCGGTCTCGGCGTGCTCGGCGCGAGCATGGCGGTGGGCTTCGTGCTCATCTGGATCGTGTCTACGATGCTGACCCGGCGCACGCTCGTCCTCTACCGCAACATGTCGCGCATCAGCAAGGGCGACTTCAGCGTGCACTCCGACATCCAGGGCAACGACGAGATCGGGCTGCTCTCCCGCCAGTTCAACTCGATGGTGGCCAACATCCGCGAGCTGATGGCGGAGGTCGAGGACTCGCACCGCCAGCGGATCGCCATGGAGGTGCGGCAGCGGGACATCAAGCTCAAGATGATGGCGAGCCAGATCAATCCGCATTTCCTGTTCAACGCGCTGGAATCGATCCGGATGCGCATCCATATGAAGGGCGAGAAGGAGATCGCCTCGGTCGTGCGCATGCTCGGCCGACTCATCCGCAACAACATCGAGATCGGCTCCCGGCACATCCCGCTGGCCGAGGAGCTGGAGATCGTCCGGTATTACCTGGAGATCCAGAAGTTCCGCTACGGCAGCGACCGGCTCGCCTACGAGCTGGAAGCGGCCGGCGCGGCCGGCGCCACGCTCGTGCCGCCGCTGATCGTGCAGCCGCTCGTCGAGAATGCCGTCGTGCACGGCCTGGAGGGCATCGGCTCCGGCGGGCGGGTCACGGTCCGCGCCAGGCTGGCGGAGGACGGAGCGCTGGAGGTCGAGGTGGCGGACAACGGGGTCGGCATGCCGCCGGAGCGGCTCGCGCAGGTCCGGGAGGCGCTGGATGACGAGGCGGAGGACAAGGGCCATCGCATCGGCCTGCGCAACGTGCATCAGCGGCTTGCGCTCGGCTTCGGCCGGGAGAGCGGCTTGACGGTCGAGAGCCGGGAGGGGCATGGCACGCGGGTCTTTTTCCGCATTCGCGACAAGGAGGGGTAA
- a CDS encoding ABC transporter substrate-binding protein: MHRRKTRTASMLVLAGMLAVSAGCSGNGNGNGNAPATNAGTNAGTDAGGEATADPITFSFFGADASPNWNNMQDEVGKAITEKTGVTIKAEYAVSGGGTDKIALMAASGQYPDLVFAKGDINKLVDAGAVLDLTDLIEEHAPNLKKVYGKYMQRLKYSKEDEAIYVLPTNDSIDQTYFDAGGGFELQQRVLKELGYPQIKTLEDYENAIKTYYAKHPTTDGQPTIPLTLDADNWRIMITVTNPAFLATGLPDDGEYYINPETYEASFHIKRPEEREYIRWLNKMFNEGLLDKEAFVQKSDQYKAKIASGRVLGLIDQEWGYSDAENAIKTKEDGAYTYAHLPVTMSSEFKDASFAPTGFMAGYGIAITESCKDPVRAIKFLDWLASDEGQVLRNWGIEGQHYQVQDGKRVIPADIQKQKTEDNSNFTKKTGIGLYFAMGPHYGDGVKDPSGNYYTTNFPEQIIEGYTAAEKETLQAYGASTWIDLFPKPSEFKERPYGAAWNIPAPTDPDYNVIFKKAEDIIWKKVPEAILAKPADFDKVFDDMLAQLEKVNLKKAEEIYTQAVKDRVEQWSAK, translated from the coding sequence CTGCACAGAAGAAAGACGCGGACCGCGTCGATGCTGGTGCTGGCGGGAATGCTGGCTGTATCGGCCGGCTGCAGCGGCAACGGCAACGGCAACGGCAATGCTCCGGCTACGAACGCCGGCACGAACGCGGGAACGGATGCGGGCGGAGAGGCTACGGCCGATCCGATCACGTTCTCGTTCTTCGGCGCGGACGCCAGCCCGAACTGGAACAACATGCAGGACGAGGTCGGCAAGGCGATCACGGAAAAGACCGGCGTCACGATCAAGGCCGAATACGCGGTATCCGGCGGCGGCACGGACAAGATCGCCCTAATGGCGGCGAGCGGCCAGTACCCGGACCTGGTGTTCGCCAAGGGCGACATCAACAAGCTCGTCGACGCCGGCGCGGTGCTCGACCTGACCGACCTCATCGAGGAGCATGCGCCGAACCTCAAGAAGGTGTACGGCAAGTACATGCAGCGCCTCAAGTACAGCAAGGAAGACGAAGCGATCTACGTGCTGCCGACCAACGATTCCATCGACCAGACGTACTTCGACGCCGGCGGCGGCTTCGAGCTGCAGCAGCGCGTGCTCAAGGAGCTCGGCTACCCGCAGATCAAGACGCTCGAGGACTATGAGAACGCGATCAAGACGTACTATGCCAAGCATCCGACGACGGACGGTCAGCCGACGATCCCGCTCACGCTCGACGCCGACAACTGGCGCATCATGATTACGGTGACGAACCCGGCCTTCCTGGCGACGGGCCTGCCGGACGACGGCGAATACTACATCAACCCCGAGACGTACGAGGCTTCCTTCCATATCAAGCGTCCGGAAGAGCGCGAATACATCCGCTGGCTCAACAAGATGTTCAACGAAGGGCTGCTCGACAAGGAAGCGTTCGTGCAGAAGAGCGACCAGTACAAGGCGAAAATCGCCAGCGGCCGCGTGCTCGGCCTGATCGACCAGGAGTGGGGCTACTCGGACGCGGAGAACGCCATCAAGACGAAGGAAGACGGGGCCTACACGTACGCCCATCTTCCCGTGACGATGTCCTCCGAGTTCAAGGACGCCAGCTTCGCGCCGACGGGCTTCATGGCCGGCTACGGCATCGCCATCACCGAGAGCTGCAAGGACCCGGTGCGCGCGATCAAGTTCCTCGACTGGCTCGCCTCCGATGAGGGCCAGGTGCTCCGCAACTGGGGCATCGAGGGCCAGCATTACCAGGTGCAGGACGGCAAGCGCGTCATTCCGGCCGACATCCAGAAGCAGAAGACCGAGGACAACAGCAACTTCACGAAGAAGACGGGCATCGGACTCTACTTCGCCATGGGGCCTCACTACGGCGACGGCGTGAAGGACCCGAGCGGCAACTACTACACGACGAACTTCCCGGAGCAGATCATCGAGGGCTACACGGCGGCGGAGAAGGAGACGCTCCAGGCGTACGGCGCCTCGACCTGGATCGACCTGTTCCCGAAACCGAGCGAGTTCAAGGAGCGCCCGTACGGCGCGGCCTGGAACATCCCGGCTCCGACCGATCCGGACTACAACGTCATCTTCAAGAAGGCGGAGGACATCATCTGGAAGAAGGTTCCGGAAGCGATCCTGGCGAAGCCGGCCGACTTCGACAAGGTGTTCGACGACATGCTCGCCCAGCTGGAGAAGGTCAACCTCAAGAAGGCGGAGGAGATCTACACCCAGGCGGTCAAGGACCGCGTGGAGCAGTGGTCGGCGAAGTAA
- a CDS encoding carbohydrate ABC transporter permease: protein MARATAGSFNATRGEKTFDVINIIIMLVLLVVTLYPFLNVLAISLNNSQDTVRGGISIFPRQFTFENYRVIFAYEGLLQGLQVSVLRTVVGTLLGLVSASMLAFTLSRVDFQARRFVSVFLALTMYFSGGLIPVYLLMRDLNLIGTFWIYVLPGMVGAFNVFIIRSFIDGLPYALQESAKLDGANDFTIYWRIILPLCKPALATIALFLAVGQWNAWFDTYLYNGSNETWTTLQYELMKVLQSTQQGGANMRGSNEDMSKLMNQVSPESIKMAITIVVTVPILVVYPFLQRYFVGGMTLGAVKA, encoded by the coding sequence ATGGCAAGGGCAACGGCGGGCAGCTTCAACGCCACCCGCGGCGAGAAAACGTTCGACGTCATCAATATCATCATCATGCTGGTGCTCCTCGTCGTCACGCTCTATCCGTTCCTGAACGTGCTGGCGATCTCGCTCAACAACTCCCAGGACACGGTGCGGGGAGGCATCAGCATCTTCCCGAGGCAGTTCACGTTCGAGAACTACCGTGTCATCTTCGCCTACGAGGGCCTGCTCCAGGGCTTGCAGGTATCGGTGCTGCGGACGGTCGTAGGCACGCTGCTCGGACTCGTCAGCGCCTCGATGCTGGCGTTCACGCTCAGCCGCGTGGACTTCCAGGCGCGCCGCTTCGTCTCGGTGTTCCTGGCGCTGACGATGTACTTCTCCGGCGGCCTCATCCCGGTGTACCTGCTCATGCGGGACCTGAACCTGATCGGCACGTTCTGGATCTATGTGCTGCCGGGCATGGTCGGCGCGTTCAACGTGTTCATCATCCGCTCGTTCATCGACGGGCTGCCGTACGCCTTGCAGGAGTCGGCCAAGCTCGACGGCGCGAACGACTTCACGATCTACTGGCGCATCATCCTGCCGCTCTGCAAGCCGGCGCTCGCCACGATCGCGCTGTTCCTGGCGGTCGGCCAGTGGAACGCCTGGTTCGACACCTACCTGTACAACGGCTCGAACGAGACGTGGACGACGCTGCAGTACGAGCTGATGAAGGTGCTTCAGAGCACGCAGCAGGGCGGAGCCAACATGCGGGGCAGCAACGAGGACATGTCCAAGCTGATGAATCAGGTGTCGCCGGAGTCGATCAAGATGGCGATCACGATCGTCGTCACCGTGCCGATCCTCGTCGTGTATCCGTTCCTTCAGCGGTACTTCGTCGGCGGCATGACGCTCGGCGCGGTCAAGGCCTAG
- a CDS encoding ABC transporter permease, which produces MKSQKVLYFMSIPFVLWVFVFSYLPLWGWTMAFQNFKPGRTFMEQDWVGFKHFVDLFTDERFYLVLRNTLAMSFMGLIVGFTVPILFAVLLSELRGKYFKRTVQTISYLPHFVSWVVVAGIVTKMLSTEGGAVNDLLLGLNLIDEPIQFLAKGEWFWGIVTASDLWKELGWNAIIYLAAISGIDPELYEASRVDGANRLKQMWHITLPGIRTTISVLLIMSIGHLISIGFEKQFLLGNNLVMDYSEVLDLYALNYGLNLSRFSFGTAIGIFNSVVSILLLFAANGVLKKVTKESIM; this is translated from the coding sequence ATGAAGTCGCAGAAGGTGCTCTACTTCATGTCCATTCCGTTCGTGCTATGGGTGTTCGTGTTCAGCTACCTGCCGCTGTGGGGCTGGACGATGGCGTTCCAGAACTTCAAGCCGGGCCGGACGTTCATGGAGCAGGACTGGGTCGGCTTCAAGCACTTCGTCGACCTGTTCACGGACGAGCGCTTCTACCTGGTGCTGCGCAACACGCTGGCGATGAGCTTCATGGGGCTGATCGTCGGGTTCACGGTGCCGATCCTGTTCGCGGTGCTGCTCAGCGAGCTGAGAGGAAAATACTTCAAGCGGACGGTGCAGACGATATCGTATCTGCCTCACTTCGTCTCCTGGGTCGTCGTCGCCGGCATCGTCACCAAGATGCTGTCCACCGAAGGCGGCGCGGTGAACGACCTGCTGCTCGGCCTGAACCTGATCGACGAGCCGATCCAGTTCCTCGCCAAGGGGGAGTGGTTCTGGGGCATCGTCACCGCCTCCGACCTGTGGAAGGAGCTCGGCTGGAACGCGATCATCTACCTGGCCGCTATCTCCGGCATCGACCCGGAGCTGTACGAGGCCTCGCGAGTCGACGGCGCGAACCGGCTCAAGCAGATGTGGCACATCACGCTGCCGGGCATCCGCACGACGATCTCGGTGCTGCTCATCATGAGCATCGGCCATCTCATCAGCATCGGCTTCGAGAAGCAGTTCCTGCTCGGCAACAACCTGGTCATGGACTACTCCGAGGTGCTCGACCTATACGCCCTGAACTACGGCCTCAACCTGAGCCGGTTCAGCTTCGGCACGGCCATCGGCATCTTCAACTCGGTGGTCAGCATCCTGCTCCTGTTCGCCGCCAACGGCGTGCTGAAGAAGGTCACCAAGGAAAGCATCATGTAA
- a CDS encoding transposase, with the protein MRQRNQVFEEVRNKVAQEALAGIRTGVLARKYDVSPKTIRNWVREYQEKMGDDALPTIDQRIDDAKRLAELEAKYDQALKALGEKELENKILQELVKKTRPASMNGLPSPNHSSSRDTR; encoded by the coding sequence ATGAGACAACGGAATCAGGTCTTTGAAGAAGTCCGCAACAAGGTGGCTCAGGAGGCGCTGGCTGGGATCCGGACCGGCGTGCTTGCACGGAAGTATGATGTTTCTCCAAAGACCATCCGCAATTGGGTGCGGGAGTACCAGGAAAAGATGGGCGACGATGCCCTCCCGACGATCGACCAGCGGATCGACGACGCCAAGCGGCTGGCGGAGCTAGAAGCCAAATACGATCAGGCGCTGAAGGCATTAGGCGAGAAAGAGCTGGAAAACAAAATTCTGCAGGAACTTGTAAAAAAGACCCGCCCTGCCTCGATGAACGGCTTGCCGTCGCCGAATCATTCATCGAGCAGGGACACGCGGTAG
- a CDS encoding IS3 family transposase has product MEQGHAVAPVLRTSGVSSSTYYSRRSRIDSDRPAPVSVGRPCSSFTLTRSGKPICNEQVKEWLLELVSGEEHGYGYSMLTDCLRSQYNLVINKKKAYRFCQELGVLHSQRKKQVQHPRRLARNHTITGSNQLWQLDIKYGYVAGYGQFFFLADMIDVFDRTIVGYHLGSSCSAKSVCSMVKRALEQRIAPGAAMPIIRTDNGPQFVSRAFGELAQQAGFVHERIPPKTPNMNAYIESFHATLEHWVLRKEQFETFDEAFHAVEEFMDFYNNRKMHGSLARRSPADFMAWVSEQKPDLTRFQRAV; this is encoded by the coding sequence ATCGAGCAGGGACACGCGGTAGCTCCTGTTCTTCGCACCTCCGGTGTCTCCAGCTCGACGTACTATAGCCGTCGGAGCCGGATCGATTCGGACCGGCCAGCTCCAGTCTCTGTCGGGCGTCCCTGCTCCTCCTTCACCCTCACCCGATCCGGAAAGCCAATCTGCAACGAGCAGGTCAAAGAATGGCTGCTCGAGCTTGTTTCCGGCGAAGAGCACGGCTACGGCTATTCCATGCTGACGGACTGCCTGCGCAGCCAATACAACCTTGTCATCAACAAGAAAAAGGCGTACCGGTTCTGCCAAGAGCTCGGCGTGCTTCATTCCCAACGAAAAAAGCAAGTGCAGCATCCCCGGCGGTTGGCGCGAAACCATACCATTACCGGATCCAACCAGCTGTGGCAGCTGGATATTAAATATGGCTACGTGGCTGGCTACGGCCAATTTTTCTTCCTTGCGGATATGATTGATGTGTTTGACCGTACGATTGTGGGCTACCATCTGGGCTCCAGCTGCAGCGCCAAGTCGGTGTGCAGCATGGTGAAGCGTGCGCTAGAACAGCGAATTGCCCCAGGCGCAGCCATGCCGATTATTCGTACGGACAATGGACCTCAATTCGTGAGCCGCGCCTTTGGAGAGCTTGCGCAGCAGGCAGGATTTGTCCACGAACGCATCCCGCCCAAGACGCCGAACATGAATGCGTACATAGAGTCCTTTCATGCCACGCTGGAGCATTGGGTGCTGCGCAAGGAACAGTTCGAGACATTCGATGAAGCCTTCCATGCGGTGGAGGAGTTTATGGATTTTTACAACAACCGCAAGATGCATGGGAGCCTGGCACGACGCTCCCCCGCAGACTTCATGGCGTGGGTCTCCGAGCAAAAACCGGATCTTACCCGATTCCAGCGTGCTGTCTGA
- the yicI gene encoding alpha-xylosidase: MKFTDGNWLVREGFAIDGAVQAHEIVSEDGGLTAYLSTTPLPGRGAMINTQLLTVRAHAPREGIIGVSISHFEGGRERGPRFELSRAASPDSFAAIRETDDYAELTSGSLSLRMSKGPQWSMAFYRGEERLTGSAFKSIAHVTGPDGEPYTREELDLTVGESVYGLGERFTSFVKNGQIVDIWNKDGGTSSEQAYKNIPFYLTSRGYGVFVDEPGAVSLEVASEKVKKVQFSLPGETLDYYVVDGPTPKEVLGRYTDLTGKPALPPAWSFGLWLSTSFTTEYDEATVTSFVDGMAERDLPLSVFHFDCFWMKEFHWTDFKWDERVFPDPAGMLKRLKDKGLRVCVWINPYIGQRSRLFREGKERGYLLRKPGGGLWQTNLWQPGMALVDFTNPDACAWYAGYLDELMDMGVDSFKTDFGERIPTDAAYHDGSDPQGMHNYYTFLYNKVVFEAIERKLGQGEAAVFARSATAGGQQFPVHWGGDCYADYESMAESLRGGLSLGLSGFGFWSHDIGGFENTAPAHVFKRWLQFGLLSTHSRLHGSTSYRVPWAYDEESVEVTRTFTRLKMKLMPYLYDTAAEAHEQGVPGMRAMLLEFPDDPAAETLDRQYMLGRSLLVAPIFTESGDVAYYVPEGEWTSLLTGETVPGGRWRKERHGFLSLPLLVRPNTLLALGAEDGRPDYDHADGVELALYALEDGASAEAAVRDLKGAPQLTASVSRSGGTLTLHVSGAGKPLRLTLHGGLPAAASVTGAGARLEDGAVWLSGWGGEATVTVELQA; the protein is encoded by the coding sequence ATGAAATTCACCGACGGAAACTGGCTCGTCCGCGAAGGCTTCGCCATCGACGGCGCCGTGCAGGCGCATGAGATCGTCTCCGAGGACGGCGGCCTGACCGCCTACCTCTCCACGACGCCGCTCCCCGGCCGCGGCGCGATGATCAACACGCAGCTGCTGACCGTGCGCGCCCATGCGCCGCGCGAGGGCATCATCGGCGTGAGCATCTCCCACTTCGAGGGCGGGCGGGAGCGAGGCCCGCGCTTCGAGCTGAGCCGGGCGGCAAGCCCGGACAGCTTCGCCGCGATCCGCGAGACGGACGACTACGCCGAGCTGACGAGCGGAAGCCTTTCCCTGCGCATGAGCAAAGGGCCGCAGTGGTCGATGGCCTTTTATCGGGGAGAGGAGAGGCTGACGGGCAGCGCGTTCAAGTCGATCGCCCATGTGACGGGGCCGGACGGCGAGCCGTACACCCGCGAGGAGCTGGATCTGACGGTCGGGGAGAGCGTGTACGGCCTCGGCGAGCGCTTCACCTCGTTCGTGAAGAACGGCCAGATCGTGGACATCTGGAACAAGGACGGCGGCACGAGCTCCGAGCAGGCGTACAAGAACATCCCGTTCTACCTGACGAGCCGCGGCTACGGCGTGTTCGTCGACGAGCCCGGCGCGGTGTCGCTGGAGGTCGCCTCGGAAAAGGTCAAGAAGGTGCAGTTCAGCCTCCCCGGCGAGACGCTGGACTATTATGTCGTCGACGGCCCGACGCCAAAGGAGGTGCTCGGCCGCTACACCGATCTGACCGGCAAGCCGGCGCTGCCGCCGGCGTGGTCGTTCGGCCTGTGGCTGTCGACGTCGTTCACGACAGAGTACGACGAGGCGACGGTGACTTCATTCGTGGACGGGATGGCGGAGCGCGACCTGCCGCTGTCGGTGTTCCATTTCGACTGCTTCTGGATGAAGGAATTCCACTGGACGGACTTCAAGTGGGACGAGCGCGTCTTCCCCGATCCGGCCGGCATGTTGAAGCGGCTCAAGGACAAAGGCCTGCGCGTCTGCGTCTGGATCAACCCGTACATCGGGCAGCGCTCGCGGCTGTTCCGCGAGGGCAAGGAGCGCGGCTACCTGCTGCGCAAGCCGGGCGGCGGCCTGTGGCAGACGAACCTGTGGCAGCCGGGCATGGCGCTCGTCGACTTCACCAACCCGGACGCCTGCGCGTGGTACGCGGGTTATCTGGACGAGCTGATGGACATGGGCGTCGACAGCTTCAAGACGGACTTCGGCGAGCGCATCCCGACGGATGCCGCGTACCATGACGGCTCGGACCCGCAGGGCATGCACAACTACTACACCTTCCTGTACAACAAGGTCGTGTTCGAGGCGATCGAGCGCAAGCTCGGCCAGGGCGAGGCGGCGGTGTTCGCGCGCTCCGCGACGGCCGGCGGCCAGCAGTTCCCGGTGCACTGGGGCGGGGACTGCTACGCCGACTACGAGTCGATGGCCGAAAGCCTGCGCGGCGGCCTGTCGCTCGGACTGAGCGGCTTCGGCTTCTGGAGCCACGATATCGGCGGCTTCGAGAACACGGCGCCGGCGCATGTGTTCAAGCGCTGGCTGCAGTTCGGCCTGCTGTCCACGCACAGCCGCCTGCACGGCAGCACGTCGTACCGGGTGCCTTGGGCATATGACGAGGAGTCGGTAGAGGTGACGCGGACGTTCACCCGGCTGAAAATGAAGCTTATGCCGTACCTGTACGATACGGCGGCCGAGGCGCACGAGCAGGGCGTGCCGGGCATGCGCGCCATGCTGCTGGAGTTCCCGGACGATCCGGCCGCGGAGACGCTCGACCGCCAGTATATGCTCGGCCGCTCGCTGCTCGTCGCGCCGATCTTCACCGAGAGCGGCGACGTCGCGTACTACGTGCCGGAGGGCGAGTGGACGTCGTTGCTGACGGGCGAGACGGTGCCCGGCGGCCGCTGGCGCAAGGAGCGCCACGGCTTCCTCAGCCTGCCGCTGCTCGTGCGGCCGAACACGCTGCTCGCGCTCGGCGCGGAGGACGGCCGTCCGGACTACGATCACGCCGACGGCGTCGAGCTGGCGCTGTACGCGCTGGAGGACGGCGCCTCGGCCGAGGCGGCCGTGCGCGACCTGAAGGGCGCGCCGCAGCTGACGGCGAGCGTGTCGCGCTCCGGCGGCACGCTGACGCTGCACGTATCCGGCGCAGGCAAGCCGCTGCGCCTGACGCTGCACGGCGGCCTGCCGGCGGCGGCGTCCGTCACCGGCGCGGGAGCGCGGCTCGAGGACGGAGCCGTCTGGCTGAGCGGCTGGGGCGGCGAGGCGACGGTGACGGTCGAGCTGCAGGCGTAG